TAACCATGCTTGCTTTAAAAACTCGTTAATGTCTAAGCTAAAAGAATTGCATCACTGTATACTAAGGCTAATGTGCAGAACAACACTGTTGCATACTGAACATGAAATGAATACAGCAAAATGCTTGCGAAGCCTACTACCGCACTCCAACGACATGGAAAATAACACAATTTTCTTTAGAGTGATTGTTAAGGTTTAACATACAAAATTAATCATATCACAACATGGACCAGGATTTGAAAACAAGGAAACTAAAAGTCTGCCTGtgtgacattaattttttgcaCATAGAGCTGTAGATCTAAACAGTGGATCTAAACACCAACCTGTAACACTTCCTGTTTTGTATGCTTCCCATTCCTTTTCTGATTCAACACTTGTCCCAAAAAAGCTTCCAACACAAAGCAGCATCTGAATCGTTGGCAAAAACATAGCCAAAAAAGATAACACAAACATACACGTATCTTTCAAGTACattattttgcaataaaaatcaACTGGTTATTATAAAAATCAAATTCAGATCcctcactgtagaattgcaataATGTACCTCaaaatctttgtttttcttcaaaatatttcgGACCCTTCCATAAAGCACATTGAATTTTCCACACACATCTCCACAAACAAGGCTGCAAAAAAAACAGTACATAAATAATCATTGATGGAATTATTTAATAAGCCTTTTGTACATTACTTTGAAGGCAATCATTGGGAAtgatttttggtacattttgtacattgtacattgtacagTCCATTAAACTCAGTTTTGCTagtcaacaaaacaaattttccttggAGCAGGTTACAGCTAGTAATCAAGGGTCACAAGGTTCTGGCCATCTGTCAAGTCTCAAGAACTCTTTGTGATATCCTTGCAGTTTCTGGTAATGCGGTCTTTAGCTTTATACCAATAGTCTGAAGTGACTTATTCAGACCTTAAGGGAAGGGATCTCAGGCTCAAAAGGTGTTTCTTGCCTGGTCAATTACTATTGAGAGCAAGCAACAACAAGTTCCTAAAGGTCCCAAGAGTGTCCTGTCCTGAATCCCTATAGGGGCAAACCTTTCTGTAATGGTCTTGCTGTTCCCAAAAGAGCAGTTTTCTGGATCACTTTAAGTCTGATGATAATGACGGTCAAGCTTTTTCAtgtgtttgttattattattattattattattattattattattattattattattattattattattattattattattattattattattattattattattacatgaaAATTACTTATAATAGTTTATTATTGAATTGCAGAATGGacatgaaagttagaaagatATTGCAGTTATACATGTAACATGTAAAGGCAAATTAGCATCTGCAAGTgagcctgaaaaaatccagtGGACCAGGCTTGAACAGAAGTCAAACCCATGAAAGTGGAAAATTTCATTGTCCTTAAATCACTTCCTTCAACTATTTTGGGACATAAGGTTAACTAGCAACTGTCCAGTTCCCAGCTGGCTTGATAGATGTAGCTCGCTATTCAGACTACAATTACGATCTTTGCAAACATAATGGTGTCTAATGATTCCCTTTACTCACATTTTCAGTGGTGTTGCCATGTTCTAACGCGATAAGCGGCTATCTATAGATCTCGTCAAGATTGTTTATTTCTTGTTACTTTCGTTTCTTCAGttttgccgccatcttggaatatCTGGCCTGGTTCCCAAGTTAAAAACTGTAAAGGATGCTGGGTAAATTCACAAGACCACGTGGTTCGTTCTCTCTCCAGTGGCAGTCATGGCGGATCAGGTCGGTTTTCTTGGCTGGAAGTTTTTTTATCCCAAAATAATGGTTCAGACAAAGACGTAAATTGCTTTGGAATAGCGAACGGCTAGCTTTACCCTTAAAGTGCTGTCTTAAAGAAATCTATCTCTCAATCATAAATAAACTCGTAGATTTTCGTTAGTAAACTTTGTCGGCATTTATGTGGCATTTACGTGTGTCCCTATCAAAGTCGGTCGCTTTTACAATAGAAAGCATTAGCCTTGAGTAAGTAACGAAGAAATGTGGCCTAATGTAACTTTTAGTCAaacatgtacagctgtacattGTTATTTTTCCTAGCTAGTATTTCAAAGTGTTCCAAAACCccgcacttcaaaatatacatttctttcatttatatGGAGTTCTTCACATGAACGAAATTGATGAGCCCAAGAGCGAGTTCAAAATACCTggccacgattgcgtgacatggaATTAGCTTAGAAGAAAAGCTTAGAAcaagcatcctaaacattcataatagcTAATCTTGGGCAAAagaacttttctttaggcctaaggttagctgttatgaatgtttaggatacttgcATAATCATTGCTtgcaatttctcttgggacatgaaGCTGTcccaaaacaaattgaaaacattgCCTATGCAAAGttttgggggtaaaagaggtgtattatgggatttgtgcaagtcgagaattgcttaaattgttcaggTAAGTGTGAGAATCACCTCTTTTCATTTAATTGGAAGTGCATTATTCCCCTTTTCAGAAAATGCGGGTTTTTGGGGTGCCCACAAAGGACATTAAATGTGCTGTTTCTTCACGTTATAAAATGGAATATTTTGAGTAACATGCATGCTGTTTTGTTGGGAAAGGCCTATTGATATTGAAAAGTCAAGTTTGTTTGTGCACTTGTCAAAGAAATACAGATAAGACAAGTCACAAAGTGGAGAGCGATATAATTATTCATAGACAAAGAAGACTAACTAAGacataacaaaataatattgttgataTGTGTACAGTGACCAAAACTTAGCtgaaacttttgttttggtcactgCCCTATTGGAATAAAGACAtatagaaaagaaaattggaattGCTTAtgatcaaaattaattattatggTGGAAAAACTGCACCCATCATTGACATAGTGTATTCACACTTTTTAATTTGGTCTTACATTACTTGGTAAAGATAAGGGTTATTTGAATCTCAGCAAAGGCTTCTCGCCATAGTTTCAATAATCTCAACTTACTCTGTTTCCAGATTGAAAAAGCCTTCCAGAAGCAGCCATCAATATTTCAAAACAAGAAGCGTGTTCTTGGTCAAACAGGcaagaaagacaaaaagaaagacCTGCGATATGTCAGAAGTGTTGGTCTTGGATTTAAGACCCCCAGAGAGGTAATAACAGGATGCATGGTGTACAAACCTTGCTAGGACACCTGTAGCAAGCATCTCAGTTCTAATGCCAAGTCTTTGCTTGTTGTTCACTTTGTTGAATTTAAGCCATTGACTAGTGATGGGAATCGGCTGAGATTTTATTATCAATCATCGGAAAAAATCGGATCAACCCAACTGATCGATGATCAATTGTAATTGAAAAATCTAGTGATAAAAAAATGTCTGTTTCACCTGTGTACAAGTCTCCATGTTTGTTGTGAACAACATGAAAACGAGACAATGAGGAGAGGCCCCTGGAACCAACTTGATATTCGCgagttgttttgcttttatctACTCTTGTTACCTTTTTGATCGCAGCGagttaaaatgtattttacggCCAGCTGCTAATTTAGAATTTCTGTATGAAATACACTCTATCAAATGttagaaaaacacaaaatgcaaAACTTAGCATGGCGCAAGTGTGTTTCGCTTAGTTTTGGAAAACATTTAAAATGTATGAAACGTAGGATTATCGCATTTGTCCGCAGTAATCGATTGTTATAATCCATGATCAATTGTTGCGTCACTTAAAGATTTTCAATCAGTGGTTGATTATGATTGATGATTGGTACACCACTACCAttgacccccctcccccctcccccctcccagACCTGGAGGTAAGCTGGAGGCCCGCTCTCAAACATTTTGCCCTTTCACAGTTTTGGTAttttatggtgttttggtggctttggtccaaaaatagggggggggggggggggggggggtgggcccCCCGgcccctcccctggatccgccactgtcTATGGGTTAAAGGGGATGTACCGTGatttccgggcgattacccGCAGGTAATGTGTTAACAGTTCTTGGTGCGggttataggaaggtgcgggtaatgtgataaCTTTTAAATCTTCCGGTATAGTTTTAAGACCgtaagtagggaaaaaatataaaagtcattaatgaaattgttcctaaaaactgtatattgccttttttatcccgctttaattgcctaataaaCTTAAATGCTTTTGATGAAAAccgatgcaaattgaaaacatatcaacatatatcgttggcaatcaaaatcgtttatcacgCGTGTGATActactttcttactttgctaatttcaaAGGAGCgagcttctttctttctttagttgaaaataaaatattattcactaactggaataataaactcaaaaaaaaaaagaataaaaatgtgaaatagcaggctttaaagtaattcacacacaaaaactgataccgacatgttcatttcatgaCGCCGCTGCTGCCGCATAATTAATAGGGAGCtgtagcaacaacaacagcgacggcaacgagaacgtcacaaatttgcatatttagtaggcaaaaacaatacctttgcacactctgcacgtgcgtttttcatttttgtccatttcgttgccgtcatcagcaaaacaacaacgtgaaatagccaaatttgaggttttatggaagacgtcagcacttgaggacaaattttcattttctcccccaAATTAAGCTTGACTCATATTGGTTTCATTCtcgagggactgccacaccattgtcacgttaaaaagctttgaatagtctcgaagtgattacaataatgggaattcatgttttgagatgacattcGTGTTGCCGTtcccgttgtcgttgctaaagctccctaatataagAGGTGATTGTCAGCAcgagtgtaaacaaacattcacagacaaaatcttaaaattacagaacattcggcgcatcagtaaaatataccttgcaagcactgccttgaggtagagagtattttcgcgtttcaagcgatttcttagagtcagtagatcctgagatatcaattttttttagaatggatttttacaagcggtatcattcaatggaagatcaaaaacaataggtgtgaaaacttaccaatttcacgctaaaggatattttgttaacaaaaacagtggttgtagtttttatttgattcaaaACGTTATAAAAAGGTAATTGACTGAATGATAAATACACGCTTCAATCATTTACGATAAGTGTAGCCACGAACAATATTGAGTCAAAATACCCGGTGTTAAACGCAGACGTCAGAGTTATACTTTTgagtataagctcaaagttattGCTCATGCAGATAACTTTGTGAGTTcttgaatttcttttgtttttgggtgcGGGTTATCTGCTTGTGGGGGTAATCTGTCGAAACTTTTTcttgttattgcaaaaaatgaCCGGTGCAGGTAATCTACCGCACgggtaatcgcccggaaattacggtagaTTCCTGAACCACCATaaggaaaaattttgagctgTTGTTTCAAGCATTGGAGGTAACAAATGGAGAAGTGAGAAGCTGTCATCTGATAAGTATACTTGAagagatatacatgtacaatagtTTACATGGCATATTAATTTTTAGGAAGAAGTCAGAGTGCTTTGTAAAGGCtcaaaagggttttcagctgagtgtgcgcgcgtaagccacacatgcaattaattcaaaagctgcttgcgtcagcttaTGATTCAGGGgtggatctagggggagggtgcagggggtgcaCACCCCTCCCTGAGATGACCTGCGGCTCTCTAATACAATTGGCAttctggaagaaaaaaaaatcccatTTCTTAGTGGTACAACCCCTCCTACGAAAAATCATGGAGCCACCCCtgtgattcaaaatgggtctCCGGAAATTAAAAACCACAACTGATTTTGCTCACCTTTCTTCTCATTCTTATGTAGATGGAATATAAACATacatctcctattcacaaaAAGTATGGGAATTTTGCACAAAcccttaaatccgtttgtgttggcctggaATGAACGGGTGACGCATGCCTAAATGCTCATCTTGTAACCCACTCATTTTtactgattttgcaacttcacTAATTTATACCTTTTCTTCCGCacagtaaatttattttcattatttgcatgttaacttaaattaatttaaaatgtttgtctttgaaatttaaagaaaattatgtaggtgaaaaaaaagatttttttgtaaaacttGCCCACatattttgttgaatttaaaTACTATGGAGATTATTTTTAACATTACAAGGTAACGCtgtatgggaagatttcaccatccagtttttttttcggaaaagaCAATATACTCAAAGAAATACTGTACcttatcgttgccatggtaacagtattttggaggaaaatgtgatggcTGTAATACCCTGGCCAGATTCGGCTTGATATGATTACGCTTACTAtgtctaaggacagaatatgtttatttgtgtgaaaaaaggagaaactatttcaagcCTTATTAAGAGGTGTAAATCTTAGGATCTTCTGATTGAATTGTGGTTGCTGAATTTTTGGCTTAAAGAGCTGCATTTAACCTCTCACAACAGGCAATTGAGGGAACGTACATTGACAAGAAGTGTCCTTTTACGGGAAATGTGAGCATCCGTGGCCGTATTTTGACTGGCACTgttaaaagtatgaaaatgaAGCGCACCATTGTTATCAGACGGGACTACCTGCACCACGTTAAGAAGTACAACAGATTTGAGAAGCGGCATAAAAACCTTTCTGCTCATCTCTCACCTTGCTTTAGGTAAGTCAGCAGCTTTTTGAAATTGCTGTTCAGTATGACTGAGTCCCAGGTAGTCTGCAGACTGCCGATTAGCTTTATTATTCTATCTGTGCACAGGTATAACCAGTAATGGTTCATACCATGGCTGTCCCCACTGTGAAAAGTTTAAATAGAAGAGCATGCTTGCATTGGAGAATGTTTCTATTATCATGGTTGTTGCAGGGTGCTTGCATGGTATCAGCAAGTTTCGGAAGGAATTGCGCACTACCcgtgaaaacaatggtttagcATGACcacaaaattcctttgaacACTGTTTCACAGTTGATGATGGATATCTTAGTAGTGTTCATGTAATTAAGGTGAATTCCTTAGAAAAAGAAAGTTGttgaacgattttcttgaaactttcccttcaagaatgttccctactaatccctgttttgagaaccACAATGAAAAAGATAAGTCACTGTGCctgcttaagagatataatgggccaatcttaccccattgatgcctgCGCTGATAGTAAACGCACATTATGTCAGCTTAGGGTACATTTTGCAgtagctaaacgagagggttttaaagtaacacttgaaaaaacacctgataggtagaaagtgTAGAGCATATGGAAAAATTACTCAACTTACTAGTAAAACGATgtcgactcaaaacgtttcttgaGTCATTGTtgtcaagatcataatttacatccctgTGTAAAGGGCTCTGTGTACGTTTTCAGCTATATCTTTTGTTCTTTCTGATAAATTTGTTTAAAAGGGGAtttaaaggggataatttgtacaccaaaattatgtaataaaaaatataggtcaccTTGCTcatttaagagtaaaacaccagcgtacctgtctatctcgattatcgtagatcaaaacaacaaaatttgccaTGTTCTCGGAATTCACGCGCTTATTCGCAAAGGGTTATGGGTCATCCACAACTTCTCccacgtgttttgagaactgtttcagcgtgtatgatcgacttTCGCCATATTTACAGTGTTGCAAATTTgtccaatttataaatattgacacaccatatgcgcagtacagAATGCAcaatgcaatactgaggaatcaccttaaatgtCCAGATACAAATAACAATCAGATTGACATATCAGCAACATTCTCCTTGCCATCAAATTTCTTGTGCAAATGGATTGCATTGATACCTGTAATAGGTCTCtttcaatatacatgtattaaccctttcaccgctaaaaatgcaaattgacacttatagattttactttttctaacgccagacgattttactcgtcaatggggaagcagtgaaagggttaaaattcagcttgaaagagaggtttagaggacaaagacaaaggaaagtggatgatatgctaatatttgtttttgtcctctctgtctccctatcaagctgaatattgagatttcgaaaatggcctattatatgTATGTGCTTCTATGTTGTTGTTGCGCATTACTAACTAACAGTGGTTTCATGATGAAACACCATCATTAGCCCTGTAACTCCTTGTGTGCATACAGTAGTtctgaaaaatatatttgtcaCTTGAATTACTTTACATGCACACAAACCTTTAATGACTCTAGGCAAAATCTTCAAGGGAAAAATGGGGTGGTCTTAATAATACATTAATTAAAGTAAAATTACTTGATTCTGACTACAGATATGAGCAGTACACAATTATCTATCCCAAAttgtacattttttaattttattttaactttttgtgGTAACTGTTGCAGTACAGCTAAGCTGGAAAATCAAGCGGAAAATTAATCGTTGACAGTAGTTTTTTTGGTTTAAAACAGTTaattaaaataatgaaaaaataataatattggaagaatattgtttgttttcagGGATGTTTCTGTCGGTGATGTCGTCACTGTGGGCCAATGTCGCCCTCTCAGCAAGACAGTCCGATTCAATGTACTCAAAGTCACCAAAGGAAAGGCTAGCAAAGACAAGAAAATGTTTGAGAAATTCTAAACGTGTTTGCCTTCTTCAACGACAATAAAAAGTTCTGATTCAAGATAATTCTTGTGCTTGTGATTGTGATGTCATCATGGTGTCTTACTGCATTAAACAATGTAGAGCAGCTTTAATTAATCATGTCAGTATAAATAAGAATTCTTGGCCTTCACTCACGCGATTTTTGTCCgggaaaaaaacacaaatcagGTTGTATGGTTTGATGGCGCTGTACTCTGGTGAGACGAAAAGTGAATGTTAGGTCTTGAAGACAAGTGATTTTGATTCATAGTTATGCGCCAATAAGTGactagttacatgtacatgacccAAATTCGGATCGTGTAACAGTTCTAGTAAGTGAACACGACGAACCGAATTCATAGgccaatcttttgtttttgcccttgGGTCTTATTTTAACTTAAAAATGGTCAAAAATACACCGCTTGGgtaaacttgaaattttaattGTCCTACAAGGGAAACatcagcaaaaagaaaagagaattgATAGTTGATAATTCCCTTTAAAAACTAAAGTTTCCGGGCATTCGCTTTTTGCGAATGCGTTGACGTGAATGCGCCGTTTACAAAAACGGTATCGATTGAGGGGCTAGACCGGACAAACGGACAAAGGCAAAATATGTCGAAATAGGTCTTTGTGTTTTTGCTCGAGTTTGTGTTTACACACTGTGACAGCAATGGACAgcttagtgtttttttttctagggAAAGATCCACGTGCACTACGATTGGCCCTTTtaatcataggcagcccaagctcgcgtcactacagacagccgttgagaatttaaacgcgttataagactttgtatgggaaatcaaataccgtcgattataaagcctaaaaaatgcccAATTTAACTTCcattcaataaagtgaataaaaatgattcacctctggtgtattcttgtgccttttggagcttattacaccgtttggggaattctgtgttttcagtgttttcaatgttctaagacgaagtcaaggctgcacacgacgattccgaccgttgtcagctcagaggcggtttgcgactcgaaaatccatcccagccaggattttttcacgcaaagctaaagctacatcatttgcgaacctccgtgaatgtttcatcgtcaaaaaaccccacgcacttggctggaaatgagaattttctgcttcgatttccacgatagctgatgaatttaactgcaACTGATGACCCGTGAAGACagggagcttgggtccgaggtcaaattaactccgcccgatgaggtacagtcattacaacacttaccccatccccacaccGGCTTCTCataacagctccatggttacgagaagccgctgtggggatggggtaagtgttgtaatgactgtaACCGTGGAGCtgttacgagaagccgctgtggggatggggtaagtgttgtaatgactgtacctcatcgggtggagttaatttgacctcggacccaagctccgtgtatTCACGGGTCATCAGTtgcagttaaattcatcagctatcgtggaaatcgaagcagaaaatgctcatttccagccaagtgcgtggggttttttgacgatgaaacattcacggaggttcgcaaatgatgtggctttagctttgcgtgaaaaaatcctggctgggatggattttcgagtcgcaaaccgcctctgagctgacaacggtcggaatcgtagtgtgcagccttgacttcaccctgcgagcagagcctccttttgtctttttctttactgaggaggagaaaagtaggaacgccaaaatcgagcaagcaaaagaaaggctctgctagcagggtgcctTGACTTCGTCTGAGAACatagaaaacactgaaaacacagaattccccaaacggtgtaataagctccaaaaggcacaagaatacaccagaggtgaatcatttttattcactttattgaatgaaagttaaattgagcattttttaggctttataatcgacggtatttgatttcccatacaaagtcttataacgcgtttaaattctcaacggctgtctgtagtgacgcgagcttgggctgcctatgctttTAATAGTAATTTTTGATGCTAACTTTAAGTGTATCTACTTCGTAAGTATATACGGATACGGAAATACTTCGCAGACCATCTTGCTCCAGTCATCACCAAGATCTTCAACCAATCGATTGAACAGCAGACTGTACAATCCCTTTGGAAAGTCGCGAACGTAAGTCCAATCCACAAGGAAACTCCTGTAAACTCCAGATTCCCAGATTGTTTGAAagtatgaaggggtagtttctaaagaaactgtggtgctgcgtcggtggggaagtagtatacaaaaatttggtttatcaacggagttgataatgtaaattgaccaccgtacagagattctaaaagctgacgtttcgagcgttagcccttcgtcagagcgaatcgagggattatgggttacgtgtagtttttatagagaatttttgttccagattcttgcggctttccgtcgtacctagatgtagggaaaggccgcagatagccatgtgttttttggagtggttaggaatctggaacaaaaattcatctttcaaatcggcacccttaatcctcacggtattaacgaacgcttttcatttaactaatatattcctatttttcacgttgccatgttaccaccaatagcgtagctcctactctactataaaaactacacgtaacccataatccctcgattcgc
The Montipora capricornis isolate CH-2021 chromosome 10, ASM3666992v2, whole genome shotgun sequence genome window above contains:
- the LOC138021921 gene encoding small ribosomal subunit protein uS17-like, giving the protein MADQIEKAFQKQPSIFQNKKRVLGQTGKKDKKKDLRYVRSVGLGFKTPREAIEGTYIDKKCPFTGNVSIRGRILTGTVKSMKMKRTIVIRRDYLHHVKKYNRFEKRHKNLSAHLSPCFRDVSVGDVVTVGQCRPLSKTVRFNVLKVTKGKASKDKKMFEKF